Proteins co-encoded in one Arachis hypogaea cultivar Tifrunner chromosome 13, arahy.Tifrunner.gnm2.J5K5, whole genome shotgun sequence genomic window:
- the LOC112736309 gene encoding phenylacetaldehyde oxime monooxygenase CYP71AN24, with amino-acid sequence MAPIAYVLKQLPCELNSTLYLSILVGTISILLVLNLIITRKRNKSINLPPSPPKLPFIGNLHQLGTLTHRSFKELSNKHGPLMFLQLGQIPTLVVSSAKIAKEIVKNQDIIFSNRPQTTAANIFLYGCKDLGFMPYGEEWRQKRKVCVLELLSLKRVKSFLPIRDQEVVELVDTISKACSRDDESPSSFVINLSELMIATSNNIVSRCVLGQKYDIPDGSGHGSFGELGRKVMGQLTEFCVGDFFPTLGWIDVVRGLISEFNATFVELDSFLNGVIEEHKNNKKNDGEDDNKDFVDILLHLQDKGLLEFELTLEDLKAMLMDMFVGGSDTTSTNLEWIFTELLRNPNTMKKVQEEIRRIVGNKSKVDENDINEMKYLKCVIKEGLRLHPPVPILVPRQTTSNAKVKGYDIPSKTTVYYNVWAIHRDPELWENPEEFIPERFENIQIDYKGQDFQLLPFGTGRRGCPGISFGIASTEIILANLLYWFDWKLPTNENGELVQDIDMTEMSGITVSKKVPLHLHPIPFSL; translated from the exons ATGGCACCAATTGCATATGTTCTAAAGCAATTGCCATGTGAGCTTAACTCAACCCTTTACCTTTCAATTCTAGTTGGCACCATTAGCATCCTTCTTGTGCTTAATCTCATCAtcacaagaaaaagaaacaaatccATTAAtcttccaccatcaccaccaAAGCTACCTTTCATTGGAAACCTTCACCAATTAGGAACCTTGACACACCGTTCTTTCAAAGAACTCTCCAACAAGCATGGCCCTCTCATGTTCCTTCAGCTAGGGCAAATCCCAACACTAGTGGTTTCGTCGGCGAAAATAGCCAAAGAAATCGTCAAAAACcaagatattattttttcaaaccgTCCCCAAACTACGGCCGCAAACATCTTTCTTTATGGTTGTAAAGATCTAGGGTTTATGCCCTACGGCGAAGAATGGAGACAGAAAAGAAAAGTTTGTGTTCTCGAACTTCTAAGTCTCAAAAGGGTTAAATCCTTTCTCCCAATAAGAGATCAAGAAGTTGTAGAACTGGTTGATACTATTAGTAAAGCGTGTTCAAGAGACGACGAATCGCCGTCATCTTTTGTGATTAATCTTAGTGAGTTGATGATTGCTACATCAAACAACATTGTTTCAAGATGTGTTCTTGGACAAAAGTATGATATCCCAGATGGGAGTGGACATGGAAGCTTTGGAGAGCTTGGGAGGAAGGTGATGGGGCAACTCACTGAATTTTGTGTTGGTGATTTCTTTCCTACATTGGGTTGGATTGATGTTGTTAGAGGCTTGATTTCTGAATTTAATGCTACCTTTGTAGAATTAGATTCTTTCTTGAATGGGGTAATTGAAGAGCATAAGAACAATAAAAAGAATGATGGTGAGGATGATAATAAAGACTTTGTGGATATACTTCTTCATCTTCAAGACAAGGGTTTGCTTGAATTTGAACTCACTCTAGAAGATCTCAAAGCAATGCTAATG GACATGTTTGTTGGAGGGAGTGATACTACTTCAACAAATTTGGAATGGATTTTTACTGAGCTCCTTAGGAACCCAAATACCATGAAGAAAGTTCAAGAAGAGATAAGGAGAATTGTTGGTAACAAATCAAAGGTAGATGAAAATGATATAAATGAAATGAAGTATTTGAAATGTGTGATCAAAGAAGGTCTTAGGTTACATCCACCTGTTCCTATCTTGGTTCCTAGACAAACAACATCAAATGCAAAAGTAAAAGGTTATGATATTCCTTCAAAAACAACTGTATATTATAATGTTTGGGCAATTCATAGGGACCCTGAATTATGGGAGAATCCTGAAGAGTTCATTcctgaaagatttgaaaatatacaAATTGATTATAAAGGACAAGATTTCCAATTATTGCCATTTGGTACCGGAAGAAGGGGTTGTCCTGGAATTTCATTTGGAATTGCTTCCACTGAAATTATTCTTGCTAATCTTTTATATTGGTTTGATTGGAAGCTACCTACTAATGAAAATGGTGAACTAGTGCAAGACATAGACATGACTGAAATGTCTGGGATCACTGTTAGCAAGAAAGTGCCACTTCATCTTCATCCCATACCATTTTCTCTTTGA